In the genome of Notamacropus eugenii isolate mMacEug1 chromosome 7, mMacEug1.pri_v2, whole genome shotgun sequence, the window gggaagagggatggaagaagggtgggtactggaagggaggacagactggaggaagggatagatGGGGTGAATGCTCTCCTGGAGTGGGGgtggtgagagatggggagaaaagtttgaattcaaattcttgtggaagtgaatgttgagaactgagaaataaataaatattgtattaaaaaaagattttgcaggAGAAGAACTATAGCAGAAAGATAGGACAGAAAGAAACTCATCAGGTACATATGCAATATGAGACTGCTAAGTTAAACTATGCTCTCTTAGcagttcttctctttttccacGTGATGTATAGAAGAATATTTTCTAAAGCAGGTTCAGTTGGGCAATTAGTCTATTCTTTGGTAAAATTCATCCAATATTGAATTTGTCAGGGAATTAATCTTTCTCAAtgaagtttggggaaaaaaaatcaaacaaaaagtgGTTCTCTAATAACTCCCACTGGGGTGTGATTTTCTAATTTGATGTGCATTATTACAGAAAGatgtttcagtattttttttcttccttcctgagaGTGTATATAAGTGTCTCTTCCTGAGACCACAGGAGACTAACCAAGAGACAAAATTTCACCTTGTCCGTCTACCTTTGAAAAGGCTGCTCCCTAAGTTCTTTGTCTAGAACTCTTAGATTGAATGACCAATACTAATAAGCTGGGATTGCTGTGTAATAACCACCCAACAAATTTTATATGAATTTGGCACCTGAATTGAAAAAATGTATTCTTTCTACTAAAGGGATGAATATGACAGTTTCTCCaggtctcaacttcctcatctgtaaaagaagtaGGTGTTACTAGAAGGTGTCAGAGGTCCATGATTACTATTTTATAactttagagtaattttttagcCAGCATCTAAATGACCATTCTCAGGCTCTATTCTATGATAGATTCAGAAGATTTAATGTGGTTATCATTAATTTTCTAGATAAAACTACAAATTTGTGTTTAATTCTACCAGCACTTATTAGGGTTATGCTATATTCTTGATGCTATCCTTGGCATTGAGGATACCAAGAAATAATATGGTAcataataaaagttaaaaatgatCGCATTTATGTGGCATAGAAGAGTCAAAAATTACAGAGGCAGGGCTACTAcgagcaataataataataatagcaatattagAGACTATCTATgttgtgttttaaggtttgccaagacTTTCACTTGCAGTAGTTATTTGTTCCTTAATATACTGTGAATTAGTCACTATAGCCATTAATATTACCATTTtacacatgcaaatataaaaaAACATTACGAAGTAACTTTATCATggtcaataaattattaaaagacATAAAGGCTCAGATTCTTCTTTTATAAATTAATACTACTTATTGTTCTCTTATTGCTGCAGCAGGATGCTTTATATAGGCAAAAACATATATGGTGCAATACTGATATAGATTGTCCAAGAGGATAAAAATAAAgcatagaagaataaaataatatgtgGAGGAAATTCTTTTTAATGGGGTagataataaaaagatttgtgaAATAAGTGGCATAGGATTTGATTTGAAAAGGCAGTAATGGTGAACGAGTATGATCTGGACATTGGATGTAGACTGAAAAAAATACTCAGAGAGAAAAGTGATATCAGTACAGTAATAGCTGTTCCTTTCAGATACAACATAGTACACATGACTTTAAGGTAATCCTCTGAAGTTTGTACCTTCCTCCAATTGCAACCTGAAGAGGCTAGAGGATGTTGAGCCATGGCATGACCTCCCCAGTCCTATTAtttaggaagattgttttggCAAGTGCGTAATGACTTAATTAGAGATGCAAATGGGTAGAATAGATAACATGTCTATTTACGTactctgtttttatttcttttcttttaattaacaaatatttctcaAGGGAAAAGATTGTGGGAGTCTAAATTAAGTTAGAAGCTGGGTGAAGAGGAGGAATTAAGACTCATCTGATAGAAAGTAGAACCCcttcagttttcaaaatattgaattgagactggagagggaggaggaaagcaaaagaaagcaaaaatgggCACAGAGTTTTCCATTTGGGGTATCTAAATACATGATGTGGAGGAAAGTAATAGAAGAATgagtatacatagacatacatatatatacatacacacacatatatatcgcCTATTTTGTTCTGGGCACTTTAAAATTATGATTTTCTTTGATTATCACAATAACCAAcatcattttatacttgagaatAGTGAGGCAAaaataggtgaagtgacttgcccgcagtgaaacagctattaagtgtctgaggctgtatgtGAATGCAGGTCTTCTCGACTCAATACCAACCTCTATTCACTCTAAACTTGGTGATATGTAGTGAATGGTATTTGTAACATAGAAGATATTGTGAGCAAAAGTACAGAAGAAAATTATTCAGGAAGATATTAAGAAATACGGAAtgatttttcatgttttatcCATGTACCTTGCCCTTTTCCTCCGTTTTAACGTCTAGATTCCATAGAGGGAGGcgttttgttttcatgtttgcAACTGCACAATCAAGTACAACACATAGAGGATAAGAGTTGCTTTGTGTAACGTATTTTTATATAATCTGAATTAGAAATTGATATCTGGCATGTCTATGGACAAGTTGAATTTCACATACTTAGAAAATCATTCTGGTTGAAATAGGACATATTATGGAGAaggatgctatctgcatccagagaaagaccacTAAATAGATGTATTTACAGaatgtatttgtgtctaatggtagccactTCTAGGGTGGCTTTTCACGGaaagggaataataaaaataaatgtatatgataattttttttatagatcTGAAATGAATAGCatgttgtgcatagtagatttgcagtttcatatgcaatcatcttttttattgtactatgctatgaaaatgtttgttttattcagtaaatcaaaaataaaataaaataaaaaacttagCTAGTTTCCAGGtaggaatatggaattggaattcacAATAAAGATAGTGGATGGATATATTGAGTTGCTAGGTATATACGTACTGGAGATAATAAGATAGAATGGAGTTAGTATTAGAGAGTGGCACTGGAAAATAAACCTGCAATAGACTAACACCCTGTAAGTGaatatttttattccctttgCAATAGGGAGTACTGGTGCATTTAGACAGGGTTACATGGCCACATTCTATACTACATAGGaagctatttttttgttttgtttttgttgttgtttttgcaaGCTGTGAAAAGCATATATTGGAACTGGGTATGACTAATTTCAATGACATAAAATGGAAGTCTTAAAATAATCcacttcagttcaacaaatatttatcagagTGAAAAGAAATGATGGTTTGAATTGAGTTAGGTAGTTGTGTGAGTGACGACAGATCAAATGAATTTTAGGAAGTTTGCCAAACAGGAATATATAAGTAATTAGATAGGGAGAGTAATGACAATGCTTTAGAGTAACACACAAGAAAATAGCGGCCAAGGTGTTAATTTAAGTAGGTTTCAAAGCCTGGCCTAAGCAATCTCATAGTCATAGTAATGAAATGTTGTGTTTATAGAAAATTACAATACCTGAAGGAAAGTTTACAACAATCACACAAACACATCCATAACTTGGCCATGTTATTTATATTCCAATCAACATAGATTTATTTGGAAAGGCTCCTATTTTTCTGGCATTCCACAGAGAGTTGGGAATGGAAAGGCAAATGAATAGAAAGTTAAGAAGCACTTATTAACACCTATAACATATCAGTCACTGTGCTACAAGCTTTACAATTATCttcaattctcacaacaaccccgagAAAGATGttatgatttccaaatttttgctgAGGAAGAAGGTttagacagattaagtgacttgctcaaaggtATACTAAAGAGTTCTTAGCATTCAATATCATCTATTTTTGATGTGTAAAGTTCTTTGCCTCTTTTGATACGCTCAAGAATATTCACCTGGAATTATGATTTCTTTCAGATTGTCTTTCTGACAGAGAACTTCTGGATACTTGAAGAATTTAAGTTAGATGGAGATGAAGAACAACACTAtgataaatgaattcattttgttAGGGCTCACCAATACTTGGGAGCTTGAGATTTTGTTTTTTGTGATCTTCCTCCTTGCCTATGTATCAATATTGGCTGGTAATTGTCTCATTATACTTGTGGTGATTTTTGACTCTCGCTTGAAATCGACTCCTATGTACTTCCTCCTCGCCAACCTCTCTTTTCTTGACATAATTCTTTCCACTCTAACTCTCCCCAAGATGGTCATAGACTTCTTCAGGGAGAGGAAAACCATCTCTTTTTGGGGCTGCATGACACAAATTTTTCTGGCTCACTTATTAGGAGGTAGTGAGGTGATTCTTCTCATAGTGATGGCTTTTGACAGGTATGTAGCAATATGTAAACCCCTCCACTATACTACTATCATGAACCATCGAATTCTGGTAGGAAGTGTGCTGCTCTCATGGATGGTTGGCTTTGTGCACACTATGAGCCAAATGGCCTTTATGGTGAATCTGCCCTTCTGTGGCCCCAATGTGATCGATGATGTTTATTGTGACCTTCCGCTGGTGTTGAAACTTGCCTGCACTGATATTTATGTCCTAGAACTTCTCATTGTTGCATTCAGTGGgattctttccctcattttcttcattcttttgcttgTCTCCTATATTGTTATATTAGTTACTGTATGGCATCGCTCCTCTAGTGGACTGTCTAAGGTTCTGTCTACACTGTCTGCTCATATCACAGTGGTAACTCTTTTCTTTGGGTCACTACTCTTAATATATACTTGGCCAGTTAGTAGTTATTCATTAGATAAATTTCTTTCAGTGTTTTATTCGGTTATTACTCCTCTACTGAATCCAATTATCTATAGCTTAAGGAATAAGGAGATGAAAGCAGCCATGATTCGACTCAAAAACCAGTACATGTACTCCAAGCCAAACTTCTAAATGATGATGAAATTTTTTTATTGGACACTAGagaatatttcttaaaatgaccaattatgtatacatatgtatgtatattttacaaataaaagtcaatcttattttcaaaataatttataaataatattctagaaataacttcatttgtatttccatttttcccttaatTTTGACACCCTCAAAATTGTAATTTAAATCTGTCTTTTAATTATGAATTGGAGAAGATTTCATAAAAGATTTGTATACAAATTTATCACTTGATTcatattatttctaaaatatttttcattcttttgtcctATGATCTTTGACTATTGTTTGAAATGCAGCTAAGTTTCAGCTTGATAAACAATGAGGGCAGGTGGGTAAAGGCTTGAAAAATTGAATGCTTTAAAGACACAGTTAGTGGAGTTTGCCACTTTCTCCATGAATGTCCAAACAGATTTTGTATCctgataaatacatatatagcTAAATACATTTACAAAGAATAATTGAGTAATAACTGTGCCACCAATTCATGTTAAACAGAAAAGGTTACACTGTTTATAAGTCAATTAAGTTTACCCTAGCAAAGGGCATGGATAGACCACTATAAGAATGACATCAGATGAGGACACATTGCACATGATTGCAAGCTCAAATTGATATGAAACACACATACAAACTCATTGTtgtgaaaaaaaccaaaaatcttaggttttaaaaaaattctttggaagAGCTCTC includes:
- the LOC140513933 gene encoding olfactory receptor 4K13-like, which encodes MEMKNNTMINEFILLGLTNTWELEILFFVIFLLAYVSILAGNCLIILVVIFDSRLKSTPMYFLLANLSFLDIILSTLTLPKMVIDFFRERKTISFWGCMTQIFLAHLLGGSEVILLIVMAFDRYVAICKPLHYTTIMNHRILVGSVLLSWMVGFVHTMSQMAFMVNLPFCGPNVIDDVYCDLPLVLKLACTDIYVLELLIVAFSGILSLIFFILLLVSYIVILVTVWHRSSSGLSKVLSTLSAHITVVTLFFGSLLLIYTWPVSSYSLDKFLSVFYSVITPLLNPIIYSLRNKEMKAAMIRLKNQYMYSKPNF